In Ureibacillus thermophilus, the genomic stretch TCACGTGCATTTGCTCATAAGGGAGGGAAATGAAAGACTATCTGTCACAATGAAGCGAATCGGTGTGAGTTACGTTCAATATTATCATTGGAAGTACTTCACAACAGGTCATCTATTTCAAGATCGATTTAAAAGTGAAAATGTCGAAACGAAACACTATTTATAAGATCCACGGGGACGGTTCTCGTGACTCATTCCGAGAAGTGATTTGAGGTTAAACGTAAGCCCGAAATCAAACAACGCCTACAAATCAATGACACCTCCCTGTAAGATGAAAGTAACATTTATAGAGGAGGTGTTCTTTTTTGACAACAGAAAAACTTAATATCGTGCCAGTCAAATTGGAATCCGAATCCGATCCAACTCCACCCCCAACAAGTCGTGGTGCACTCATACCAATATGCGTCATTCAATCCAGTCAGTGTAAAATCCCCTTCTACCCCGGTGTCAAACGTCCATTACTTCAAGCTGTTATCAGGGAGTTGAATCGAAATGATTCATGATTTTACAAAATGCAAAATTTAGAAAATGAAAGACGTTTTATTTTGGATACATCATTGCAATCTAAAATCGAAATCGAATTCGGATGAGATTTTAAATACGTTTAGAAAAATAAAAAAATATATTTAATCAAATTTCACAGAACATCCAACCATAATGGAAGGTATAATTATAAATAGAAAAACGAGCATGATTGGAATGAATCTAAAAGGATAAAGACAACTTTCAATGGAAAAGGGTGCCTTGAAATGGATCAATTTGAAATGCTTAAAAAAAGAGCGAGAGAAAATGCTTTTGTTGCTAAGTATTTGGATAGCCCTGAAAGTGC encodes the following:
- a CDS encoding transposase, producing MSKTGIYHVMLRGANRQEIFHDDEDRLKFLEILTKYKKKVEMKVYAWCLMNNHVHLLIREGNERLSVTMKRIGVSYVQYYHWKYFTTGHLFQDRFKSENVETKHYL